In Campylobacter suis, the following proteins share a genomic window:
- a CDS encoding sodium-dependent transporter, with translation MEKKNFTTGWAFILACVGSAVGMANVWGFPYKVGANGGGAFLLIYLFFIILFSYVGLSAEYAIGRRAKTGTLGSYEYAFATRGWGKVGKALGWIPLAGSMCIAIGYAVIIAYVLKALTQALDGSLMSVDTSTWFESFALSEYSVIPFHVIVVVGTLLTLFFGAKSIEKTNKIMMPLFFILFVVLAVRVAMLDGAFEGYKFLFRADFAKLEDPMVWVAAMGQAFFSLSITGSGMIVYGAYLSKSEDVVGSARKTAVFDTLAAIVAAFVMIPAVFAYAMDPAAGPKLLFVTLPKILQDMPGGQIFAIILFTAVIFGGISSLQNMFEAVAESILHKFPSLKRSYVLIGLCVICLGVGVHMEMISSWGPWMDFVSIYIIPIGAVIGAVSWFWVIKKDEIMDEINTGAAKKQGELWYNIGRFVYVPLALTLCVIALSMQISF, from the coding sequence ATGGAAAAGAAAAATTTTACAACAGGCTGGGCATTTATACTTGCTTGCGTTGGCTCGGCTGTTGGCATGGCAAATGTTTGGGGCTTTCCTTACAAGGTCGGAGCAAATGGTGGCGGAGCATTTTTGCTTATATATCTGTTTTTTATCATACTTTTTTCATATGTAGGTCTTTCAGCTGAGTATGCCATAGGACGCCGAGCAAAGACTGGAACCCTTGGCTCATACGAATACGCTTTTGCGACTCGTGGCTGGGGTAAGGTAGGCAAAGCACTTGGCTGGATACCGCTAGCTGGCTCGATGTGTATAGCTATAGGCTATGCTGTTATCATCGCTTATGTTTTAAAAGCTCTTACGCAAGCGCTTGATGGTTCGCTAATGAGCGTGGATACAAGTACATGGTTTGAGTCATTTGCGCTTAGCGAGTACTCGGTTATTCCTTTTCATGTTATAGTTGTTGTTGGAACTCTTTTAACGCTATTTTTTGGGGCAAAAAGCATTGAAAAGACAAACAAGATAATGATGCCTTTATTTTTTATACTTTTTGTTGTTTTGGCAGTCCGTGTGGCTATGCTAGATGGTGCATTTGAGGGATATAAATTTTTATTTCGTGCAGATTTTGCAAAACTTGAAGATCCAATGGTTTGGGTCGCAGCCATGGGGCAGGCATTTTTCTCACTATCTATAACTGGTTCTGGCATGATAGTTTATGGAGCTTATCTTTCAAAGAGCGAGGATGTTGTAGGAAGTGCTAGAAAAACCGCAGTATTTGATACCCTGGCAGCTATCGTGGCGGCGTTTGTGATGATACCAGCGGTATTTGCCTATGCGATGGATCCGGCAGCTGGACCAAAGCTACTTTTTGTTACCTTGCCTAAAATTTTACAAGATATGCCGGGCGGGCAAATTTTTGCCATTATTTTATTTACGGCGGTTATTTTTGGCGGAATTTCATCACTTCAAAATATGTTTGAGGCAGTGGCTGAGTCGATTTTGCATAAATTTCCAAGCCTAAAGCGAAGCTATGTTCTTATAGGTCTGTGTGTGATTTGCCTTGGTGTGGGTGTGCATATGGAGATGATATCTAGCTGGGGTCCGTGGATGGATTTTGTTAGTATTTATATCATACCTATTGGTGCTGTTATAGGTGCGGTGTCTTGGTTTTGGGTGATTAAAAAAGATGAGATAATGGATGAGATAAATACTGGTGCGGCAAAAAAACAAGGAGAGCTTTGGTATAACATAGGTCGTTTTGTCTATGTCCCACTTGCACTTACTCTTTGTGTTATTGCCCTTAGTATGCAAATTTCATTTTAG
- a CDS encoding M48 family metallopeptidase, with amino-acid sequence MRLKVSKEAKISLSLPFYATQKSAFLFLQTHKDWLIKTYEKAKDTLPKDDEFVFLGQIYKIKFDENLKEVLIKNDEIFIKDKNALEEFKKSKAKEIFINFIDKFRPKIKKDINHISIKNMQTRWGSCNSKKGYINLNLNLIQKPPILIEYVILHELSHLIYPHHKSEFYDFIESIMPDFRQREIALNKK; translated from the coding sequence ATGCGTTTAAAAGTATCAAAAGAGGCTAAAATTTCACTCTCCTTGCCATTTTATGCCACTCAAAAATCAGCATTTTTGTTTTTACAAACACACAAAGATTGGCTTATAAAAACTTACGAAAAAGCAAAAGATACGCTGCCAAAAGATGATGAGTTTGTCTTTTTAGGTCAAATATATAAAATAAAATTTGATGAAAATTTAAAAGAAGTTTTGATAAAAAATGATGAAATTTTTATAAAAGATAAAAATGCACTTGAAGAGTTTAAAAAAAGCAAAGCAAAAGAAATTTTTATAAATTTCATAGATAAATTTAGACCAAAAATAAAAAAAGATATAAACCACATAAGCATTAAAAACATGCAAACTCGCTGGGGTAGCTGTAATAGCAAAAAAGGCTACATCAACCTAAATCTAAATCTCATACAAAAGCCGCCTATCTTGATAGAATATGTCATCTTGCACGAGCTATCACACCTGATATATCCACATCATAAAAGCGAATTTTATGACTTCATAGAAAGCATTATGCCAGATTTTAGACAAAGAGAGATAGCACTAAACAAAAAATAA
- a CDS encoding TRAP transporter permease — translation MKEINENEEQFVEVKTREIKGGFYNYLVVFLCFSWSVFQLYIAYFPLNTTIARSLHLGFAIALVYLLYPVKFHKKAHVSMPLYDIAFCIIGALAVLYPAIEFYALANRPGDYLQRDIIVACIAVLLLLEAGRRVLGPALGIIGILFLVYDYFGQYMPDIIAHQGASIQKLAGHMFLTTEGVFGVPIGVSVSFIYLFVLFGSLLERAGAGQYFINLAFSLLGKFRGGPAKASVIASGLTGMVSGSSTANVVTVGTFTIPLMKQAGLSRTKAGAIEVAAGVNGQLMPPIMGAAAFIIAEFLGMTYTNVMVAAVIPAFACYISLFFIVHLESCKLGLKGIKNSEYESKLKIFLSGIHYLTPIFVLMYTLLIAKESAISAAFNAIGFLFLIMIFQEPTKKLAQGQKISRADVLVGFSDIFWAMVTAAKSMTTIAVATGLAGIIVGSISLTGLGQVLSEVVENLAGNNIILILMLTALMSLILGMGLPTTANYIVVSSLVAPVILMLAYKNGFLVPAIAAHMFVFYFGILADDTPPVGIAAYAAAGIAKANPVTVGLQGFFYDLRTAILPFAFFFNNKLMLIESVDASNPLDAKGIVWMSNPLEMLLVFAMAIIGMFAFSSILQGYFVTKIRLWERLLLIPVVPLSLVPNICAKYSVIPNEYVGYMVGAGIYAFVFVTQWIKNKSDKAKEIA, via the coding sequence ATGAAAGAGATAAATGAAAATGAAGAGCAGTTTGTCGAGGTAAAAACTAGAGAGATAAAAGGCGGCTTTTATAACTATCTGGTTGTATTTTTGTGTTTTTCTTGGTCTGTTTTTCAGCTTTATATTGCCTATTTTCCGCTAAATACCACGATAGCTCGCTCACTGCATTTAGGTTTTGCCATAGCGCTTGTGTATTTGCTATATCCTGTTAAATTTCATAAAAAAGCCCATGTTAGCATGCCGCTTTATGACATTGCATTTTGTATTATAGGCGCTCTTGCCGTGCTTTATCCTGCGATAGAATTTTATGCTTTAGCAAATAGACCTGGGGATTATTTGCAGCGTGATATTATTGTTGCTTGTATTGCTGTATTACTACTTCTTGAGGCTGGAAGGCGTGTGCTAGGACCTGCACTTGGTATTATAGGAATTTTATTTTTGGTGTATGATTATTTTGGTCAGTATATGCCAGACATTATAGCTCATCAAGGTGCAAGTATACAAAAACTAGCAGGACACATGTTTTTAACGACTGAAGGTGTTTTTGGTGTTCCAATCGGTGTTAGCGTAAGTTTCATTTATCTGTTTGTTTTATTTGGGTCGCTTTTGGAGCGAGCTGGAGCAGGGCAGTATTTTATAAATCTAGCATTTAGTTTGCTTGGAAAATTCCGTGGAGGACCAGCTAAAGCTTCAGTTATTGCTAGTGGATTAACTGGCATGGTAAGTGGTAGCTCAACTGCAAATGTCGTAACAGTTGGCACTTTTACAATACCATTAATGAAGCAAGCAGGACTTAGTAGAACCAAGGCTGGTGCGATAGAGGTTGCGGCTGGGGTTAATGGTCAGCTTATGCCACCTATTATGGGAGCAGCAGCATTTATAATCGCTGAGTTTTTGGGTATGACATATACTAATGTCATGGTTGCTGCGGTTATACCAGCATTTGCTTGTTATATATCTTTATTTTTTATCGTGCATTTAGAAAGCTGCAAGCTTGGGCTTAAGGGTATTAAAAATAGCGAATATGAGTCAAAGCTTAAAATTTTTCTAAGTGGTATCCATTATCTAACGCCTATTTTTGTCCTTATGTATACACTTTTAATAGCCAAAGAGTCCGCCATATCAGCAGCGTTTAATGCTATTGGGTTTTTGTTTTTGATAATGATCTTTCAAGAACCAACTAAAAAATTAGCTCAGGGACAAAAGATAAGTAGAGCTGATGTTTTGGTTGGGTTTAGCGATATTTTCTGGGCAATGGTAACAGCGGCAAAAAGTATGACGACAATCGCTGTTGCAACTGGTCTTGCTGGTATCATAGTAGGTTCTATATCGCTTACTGGGCTTGGTCAGGTTCTTTCAGAGGTTGTAGAAAACCTTGCTGGTAACAATATCATACTTATTTTAATGCTGACAGCACTTATGTCTTTAATCCTTGGCATGGGGCTTCCAACGACAGCAAACTACATCGTTGTTTCAAGTCTTGTTGCACCAGTTATCTTAATGCTTGCCTATAAAAATGGCTTTTTGGTGCCAGCTATCGCAGCGCATATGTTTGTGTTTTATTTTGGAATTTTGGCTGATGATACACCACCAGTTGGTATAGCAGCATATGCTGCAGCAGGCATAGCTAAGGCAAACCCTGTAACTGTTGGCTTGCAAGGCTTTTTTTATGACCTTCGTACAGCTATATTGCCATTTGCATTTTTCTTTAATAATAAACTTATGCTTATTGAAAGTGTTGACGCTTCAAACCCTCTTGACGCAAAAGGTATAGTTTGGATGAGTAATCCTCTTGAGATGTTGCTTGTATTTGCAATGGCTATCATTGGCATGTTTGCTTTTTCAAGTATCTTGCAAGGATATTTTGTTACGAAAATTCGTCTTTGGGAAAGACTACTTTTAATCCCAGTAGTCCCACTATCGCTAGTGCCAAATATCTGCGCTAAGTATTCAGTCATACCAAATGAGTATGTAGGATATATGGTGGGTGCGGGTATATATGCCTTTGTTTTTGTAACTCAGTGGATTAAAAATAAAAGTGATAAAGCAAAAGAGATAGCTTAA
- a CDS encoding MFS transporter, with protein MGSAIVTLIFGLVPGVFTSITAMVILGTLNGWFQGMGYPPGAKTMTNWFSPSERGVWWSWWNVSHNLGGGLIGPLALLGLSIFGAWQSLFYFPAIIAILAAFVMYGLMHDTPESKGLPPVEEYKGEKHVQKVESAHTLSAMDIFKKYILGNKFLWAIAIANIFVYFIRYGIIDWAPTYLKEVKHFTVDKQSWAYFMYEYAGIFGMLASGYLSDKVFKGHRAPPMLIFMVGVLIAVIVYWTNPAGNEWVDYACLIAIGFLIYGPVMMIGLQAADLVPRVATGTATGLTGLFGYLLGTVSAGWVMGKLVDVFGWDGGFYALIVACVLAFIFIAYTLLHKTSRQLES; from the coding sequence ATCGGCTCTGCGATCGTAACGCTCATTTTTGGTTTGGTTCCGGGAGTATTTACAAGCATTACAGCTATGGTTATCCTTGGTACTTTAAACGGCTGGTTTCAAGGCATGGGCTATCCTCCTGGCGCAAAAACTATGACAAACTGGTTTAGTCCATCTGAACGCGGTGTGTGGTGGAGCTGGTGGAATGTCTCGCACAACCTTGGTGGCGGACTCATCGGACCACTTGCTTTGCTTGGACTTTCTATATTTGGTGCGTGGCAGTCGCTGTTTTACTTCCCAGCGATCATAGCTATCTTGGCTGCATTTGTGATGTATGGACTTATGCATGATACGCCAGAGTCAAAGGGCTTACCGCCAGTTGAAGAGTACAAAGGCGAAAAACACGTACAAAAGGTAGAGTCGGCTCACACGCTAAGTGCTATGGATATTTTTAAAAAATACATCCTTGGCAACAAATTCCTTTGGGCGATAGCTATTGCAAATATATTTGTCTATTTCATCCGCTATGGTATCATCGATTGGGCGCCAACATACTTAAAAGAGGTTAAGCACTTTACGGTAGATAAGCAAAGTTGGGCATATTTTATGTATGAGTATGCTGGAATTTTTGGAATGCTAGCAAGCGGCTATCTAAGCGATAAGGTCTTTAAGGGACACCGTGCGCCTCCTATGCTTATATTTATGGTGGGTGTTTTGATAGCTGTTATTGTTTATTGGACAAATCCGGCTGGAAATGAGTGGGTTGATTACGCTTGCTTGATAGCTATTGGCTTTTTGATCTATGGTCCAGTTATGATGATAGGACTTCAAGCAGCCGACCTTGTTCCAAGGGTTGCCACAGGAACTGCAACTGGCCTAACTGGTCTTTTTGGCTACTTACTAGGCACGGTGAGTGCTGGCTGGGTTATGGGCAAACTCGTTGATGTGTTTGGCTGGGACGGCGGATTTTACGCGCTGATAGTGGCTTGCGTATTAGCATTTATCTTTATAGCCTACACCCTACTTCACAAAACATCTCGTCAGCTTGAAAGCTAG
- a CDS encoding TAXI family TRAP transporter solute-binding subunit, whose translation MKKSSLILSGLLLASTLGAKEFVSIGTGGMTGTYYPIGGAICRLVNKDPNMKCSVQSTGGSVYNVNNVLKKELTFGFSQSDVVFDKYNGKGKFDGAADTNLRAVVSIYPELLAFVVSKDSGIKDITGIVGKKFNVGNPGSGNELTTLEVLKAKGVDVNSLAHRGVLTAQECPHALKDKKIDGYTYMVGHPTANITDAANSLPIDILNVDGPEIDKMLADFPYFAKGVIPKGLYEGVDHDTNTIGVKAVLVADKSVSDAVVKAVVKAIVDNFDEYKTLHPALGAITKESLVEGLSAPLHPAAEAVFKEAGILK comes from the coding sequence ATGAAGAAAAGTTCATTGATACTTTCAGGTTTGCTGCTGGCTTCAACACTTGGCGCAAAGGAGTTTGTTAGTATAGGAACAGGCGGTATGACTGGTACTTACTATCCTATCGGTGGTGCGATTTGTCGCTTGGTAAATAAAGATCCAAACATGAAGTGTTCAGTACAATCAACCGGTGGTTCGGTTTATAATGTTAACAATGTCCTGAAAAAAGAGCTAACATTTGGCTTCTCACAAAGTGATGTTGTTTTTGACAAGTATAACGGCAAAGGTAAATTTGATGGCGCGGCTGATACAAATTTACGCGCTGTAGTGTCTATCTACCCTGAGCTTTTGGCTTTTGTTGTTTCAAAAGATAGTGGTATTAAAGATATAACAGGTATCGTTGGCAAGAAATTTAATGTCGGAAACCCTGGTAGTGGCAATGAGCTAACTACGCTTGAAGTTCTTAAGGCAAAAGGTGTAGATGTAAATTCTCTTGCTCACCGCGGTGTTCTAACTGCTCAAGAGTGCCCGCATGCGCTAAAAGATAAGAAGATAGATGGCTATACATATATGGTAGGACACCCAACTGCGAACATTACAGATGCGGCAAATTCTCTACCGATCGATATTTTAAATGTTGATGGTCCAGAGATTGACAAAATGCTTGCTGACTTTCCATATTTTGCGAAAGGTGTGATACCAAAAGGTCTTTATGAGGGTGTTGATCACGATACAAACACTATTGGTGTGAAGGCTGTTTTGGTTGCAGACAAAAGTGTCAGTGATGCTGTTGTTAAGGCTGTTGTAAAAGCGATAGTTGATAACTTTGATGAGTATAAAACGCTTCACCCAGCACTTGGCGCTATCACAAAAGAGAGCCTTGTAGAGGGACTTTCTGCGCCACTTCACCCAGCTGCTGAAGCTGTATTTAAAGAGGCTGGTATATTAAAATAA
- a CDS encoding RidA family protein codes for MKIFETELSKSRKAHYSPAVQYGDVLYISGQLSIDPATMQLPQGGAREHAKQALKNLEAVMQLAGAKKEDVIMCRVYTPDVAFWDDIDDEYAKFFGAHKPARVVVPTSGLHFGCLVEIEAQVAMKKE; via the coding sequence ATGAAAATTTTTGAAACCGAACTTTCAAAAAGCAGAAAAGCACACTACTCGCCAGCTGTGCAGTACGGCGATGTGCTCTACATCTCAGGACAGCTTAGCATAGATCCAGCAACCATGCAGCTACCACAAGGCGGAGCAAGAGAGCACGCCAAGCAAGCCCTTAAAAACCTAGAAGCCGTCATGCAACTAGCAGGTGCAAAAAAAGAAGATGTCATAATGTGTAGAGTTTATACGCCAGATGTGGCATTTTGGGATGACATAGATGATGAGTATGCGAAATTTTTTGGCGCACACAAGCCAGCTCGCGTCGTTGTGCCGACATCTGGTCTTCACTTTGGTTGTTTGGTTGAGATAGAGGCACAAGTAGCGATGAAAAAGGAGTAA
- a CDS encoding MATE family efflux transporter produces the protein MHDTKTLSLKKLTIPIFFDMFLHFITLIINTYMVTKVSLDLVGAMGAGNQVMDLFMTIFSFLSVGCSIVVAQALGAKNRHLAKRVIHASITFNSILGLGSAIFIYFFGYEILELLQVPKNLQEQSYTYLHMLGWALAFDGIGMVIAAILRVYNFATQVMYVSLLMNLITLIGNAIALFGWFGLPNYGLLGVAVSTILGRLVGLLVLCFMLTHFAKVQIFIQRLLALPFDVLKKILHVGLPSAGENLLWMAQYMVAFGFVASMGEASLAVQTIYFQISLLIMLCGASISVANEVIVGHLVGAKEFDDAYIRTFKALKYGLWATFIVVMAMFLLKELVMNELNLSSELKRIMLPLFTLSIVLELGRTFNIIMVNALRASGDARFPLMTGLIFMWGVSLPVGYFLGIHLSIGIIGVWIGFCADEWLRGGVNTWRWYSRKWQSKRLV, from the coding sequence ATGCACGATACAAAAACTCTAAGCCTTAAAAAGCTTACTATACCTATATTTTTTGATATGTTTTTACATTTTATAACTTTGATAATCAACACATACATGGTTACAAAAGTAAGCCTTGATCTTGTTGGCGCTATGGGCGCGGGAAATCAGGTCATGGATCTTTTTATGACCATATTTAGCTTTTTAAGTGTGGGCTGCTCTATCGTCGTTGCTCAAGCCCTTGGTGCTAAAAACAGACATCTTGCAAAGCGTGTGATTCACGCAAGCATTACATTTAATAGCATTTTGGGCCTTGGCTCAGCTATATTTATCTACTTTTTTGGTTACGAAATTTTAGAGCTTTTGCAAGTACCAAAAAATTTACAAGAGCAAAGCTATACATATTTACACATGCTTGGCTGGGCTCTTGCATTTGACGGCATAGGCATGGTTATAGCTGCTATTTTAAGAGTGTATAACTTTGCAACACAAGTAATGTATGTTTCACTTTTAATGAATCTTATCACGCTAATTGGCAATGCGATCGCACTTTTTGGCTGGTTTGGTTTGCCAAACTACGGACTTTTGGGTGTAGCTGTATCAACCATACTTGGTAGATTGGTCGGTCTTTTGGTACTTTGCTTTATGCTAACTCACTTTGCAAAAGTTCAAATTTTTATACAAAGACTGCTTGCCTTGCCCTTTGATGTTTTGAAAAAAATTTTACATGTCGGGCTTCCAAGCGCTGGGGAAAATCTGCTCTGGATGGCGCAATACATGGTAGCCTTTGGCTTTGTGGCTAGCATGGGAGAAGCTAGTCTTGCAGTTCAAACTATATACTTTCAAATTTCACTTCTTATCATGCTTTGTGGCGCCAGTATTAGCGTTGCAAACGAAGTTATAGTAGGACATTTGGTTGGTGCAAAAGAATTTGATGATGCCTACATAAGAACATTTAAGGCTTTAAAATACGGTCTTTGGGCTACTTTTATAGTTGTTATGGCTATGTTTTTACTAAAAGAGCTTGTGATGAATGAGCTAAATTTAAGCAGTGAGTTAAAAAGGATAATGTTGCCACTTTTTACGCTATCTATCGTACTTGAGCTTGGTAGGACATTTAACATAATAATGGTAAATGCGCTTAGAGCAAGTGGCGACGCAAGGTTTCCGCTAATGACGGGGCTTATTTTTATGTGGGGAGTAAGCTTGCCTGTTGGATACTTTTTAGGGATACATCTTAGCATTGGGATTATCGGTGTTTGGATAGGTTTTTGTGCTGATGAATGGCTGCGTGGCGGAGTAAATACTTGGCGTTGGTATAGCAGAAAATGGCAAAGTAAAAGGCTTGTTTAG
- a CDS encoding pyridoxal-phosphate dependent enzyme: protein MSHFVCNECGKTAPLESLSYKCECGGLYNLNFTAPKFSLDLVDKSEFSLFRYRAFFPLQNELWRGISLGEGMSASVKFDDKLYFKLDYAMPTLSFKDRGAVMLIWLCKSIGVKKVLQDSSGNAGNSVAAYAARAGIECEIFVPKGTSEKKINMIKAFGATATVFDGTRDDTADACRKKALDEGVYYANHVYNPLFYQGTKTYVYEIYEQLGRVPDNFFLPVGNGTLLLGCEMALTELYEAGLIKKLPKIFIVQSENCAPFFGAKDAPIDIVAKPTEAEGIAIARPMRGRQILSSSYAGEREVITIPEGDILPARANLARQGFYVEHTTAAVYAAYEAYKNTHTINGDSIISLCGAGLKSEH, encoded by the coding sequence ATGAGCCATTTTGTATGTAATGAGTGCGGTAAAACAGCACCGCTTGAAAGTCTGAGCTATAAATGCGAGTGCGGAGGGCTTTATAACCTTAACTTTACTGCACCAAAATTTTCACTAGATCTTGTCGATAAGAGCGAGTTTAGCCTATTTCGCTACCGAGCATTTTTCCCACTTCAAAATGAGCTTTGGCGAGGCATAAGCCTTGGAGAGGGTATGAGTGCGAGCGTGAAATTTGATGATAAGCTATATTTTAAGCTTGATTATGCGATGCCAACGCTTTCATTTAAAGATAGAGGCGCGGTTATGCTCATATGGCTTTGTAAGAGCATCGGTGTTAAAAAAGTCTTGCAAGACAGCAGTGGCAACGCCGGAAACTCAGTCGCCGCATATGCTGCACGCGCTGGCATAGAGTGTGAAATTTTTGTCCCAAAAGGCACAAGCGAGAAGAAGATAAATATGATAAAAGCCTTTGGTGCTACCGCGACTGTTTTTGATGGCACAAGAGATGACACGGCTGATGCGTGCCGAAAAAAGGCGCTTGATGAGGGGGTTTACTATGCAAATCACGTATATAACCCGCTCTTTTACCAAGGCACGAAGACCTATGTTTATGAAATTTATGAACAGCTTGGCAGAGTGCCTGATAACTTCTTCTTGCCAGTTGGCAACGGCACGCTACTTTTGGGCTGTGAGATGGCTCTTACCGAGCTTTATGAGGCAGGACTTATCAAAAAGCTACCAAAAATTTTCATCGTCCAAAGCGAAAACTGCGCTCCGTTCTTTGGCGCAAAAGACGCTCCTATCGACATAGTCGCAAAGCCGACCGAGGCTGAGGGCATAGCCATCGCAAGACCTATGCGAGGAAGGCAAATTCTATCTAGCTCATACGCGGGCGAGCGCGAAGTCATAACGATACCAGAGGGCGATATACTACCAGCAAGGGCTAATCTAGCAAGGCAAGGCTTTTATGTTGAGCATACCACAGCGGCGGTATATGCGGCATATGAAGCATACAAAAACACTCACACTATCAACGGCGATAGTATCATCTCTCTTTGCGGAGCTGGTCTAAAAAGCGAACACTAA
- the abc-f gene encoding ribosomal protection-like ABC-F family protein translates to MALIDFIGVSKKFGPNEILNEVSFSVNEREKIAIIGKNGGGKSTIMKLLCGVYEPDSGRVITQNSIKVEMLAQSPKFDDNMSVKDVLNAELAEIFSAREQYSKVLHALEANPNDTFAHQRADELIKFIEAKDGWNIERSIELVLEYFSLKEYENRLVSSLSGGEVRRVALGALILKKPDVLLLDEPTNHLDVYMVKFLEDMLKNSKQTIVFISHDRYFIDSLATRSIEIEEAKIRSFDGGYAYYLAKKQEILESLAKSHETLVKQLKSEEEWLRRGVKARLKRNEGRKERVLAMREEAKKNPGVIRRVKLELERASKNFNQTHSINRKKMLFEVKNLYLKMGEKELLNDFNARVLQGERIAIVGRNGSGKSTLLKALLGKLSPVAGKIERGEVEVGYFDQNRSELDDDKSLIEVFCPNGGDHVMVRGSNYHVYGYLKKFLFPKEYLDKPIGVLSGGEKNRVALALLFTKKYDILVLDEPTNDLDIATINILEEYLQSFEGAIIFVSHDRYFVDKIATKLWAFEDKRIDVIHQEYSVYLELKDELGEVDEFEKEILAKPEKEPETRAKTQTKLSYKQNQILQNHPVKIEEYEALVRKLNADLSDPTIYQEKGIQKLYDELEIAKTELEKLENEYLEVLEVAESFE, encoded by the coding sequence ATGGCTCTTATTGATTTTATTGGAGTTAGTAAAAAATTTGGTCCAAATGAGATCTTAAATGAGGTAAGTTTTAGTGTAAATGAGCGTGAAAAGATAGCCATCATCGGTAAAAACGGCGGTGGTAAAAGCACGATAATGAAGCTTTTATGCGGTGTTTATGAGCCAGATAGTGGTCGCGTGATAACGCAAAACAGCATAAAGGTCGAGATGCTGGCGCAGTCTCCAAAATTCGATGATAATATGAGCGTAAAAGATGTGCTAAACGCCGAGCTTGCTGAAATTTTTAGCGCTCGTGAGCAATACTCAAAAGTGCTTCACGCTTTAGAAGCCAACCCAAACGACACATTCGCTCATCAAAGAGCTGATGAGCTGATAAAATTTATCGAGGCAAAAGATGGTTGGAATATCGAGCGAAGTATCGAGCTTGTGCTTGAGTATTTTAGCCTAAAAGAGTATGAAAACCGCCTTGTTAGCTCGCTTAGTGGCGGTGAAGTAAGACGCGTGGCGCTCGGGGCTTTGATACTTAAAAAGCCAGATGTTTTACTACTTGACGAGCCAACAAACCACCTTGATGTGTATATGGTGAAATTTCTTGAAGATATGCTTAAAAACTCAAAGCAAACCATCGTGTTTATAAGCCACGATCGCTATTTTATCGACTCTCTAGCCACTAGAAGTATCGAGATAGAAGAGGCGAAAATCCGCAGTTTTGATGGCGGATATGCTTACTATCTAGCTAAAAAGCAAGAAATTTTAGAAAGCCTTGCAAAAAGCCATGAAACCCTTGTCAAACAGCTAAAAAGCGAGGAAGAGTGGCTGCGTCGTGGCGTAAAAGCTAGGCTAAAACGCAACGAGGGGCGAAAAGAGCGAGTGCTTGCCATGCGCGAGGAAGCCAAGAAAAATCCAGGCGTGATAAGGCGAGTAAAACTCGAGCTTGAAAGAGCGAGTAAAAATTTCAACCAAACCCACTCGATAAACCGCAAAAAAATGCTATTTGAGGTTAAAAATTTATATCTAAAAATGGGCGAAAAAGAGCTTTTAAATGACTTTAATGCCCGCGTTTTACAAGGCGAGCGTATCGCGATAGTAGGACGAAATGGAAGCGGTAAAAGCACGCTTTTAAAAGCGCTTCTTGGCAAGCTAAGTCCAGTTGCTGGAAAGATAGAGCGGGGCGAAGTCGAGGTCGGATACTTTGATCAAAACCGAAGCGAGTTAGATGATGATAAGAGCTTGATAGAGGTGTTTTGCCCAAATGGGGGCGATCATGTTATGGTGCGTGGCTCAAACTATCATGTTTATGGGTATTTGAAGAAATTTTTATTTCCAAAGGAGTATTTGGATAAGCCTATCGGCGTGCTTAGTGGTGGCGAGAAAAACCGCGTGGCGCTGGCTTTGCTTTTTACTAAAAAATACGACATTTTGGTACTTGATGAGCCGACAAACGACCTAGATATCGCCACGATAAATATACTTGAGGAGTATTTGCAAAGCTTTGAAGGGGCGATCATTTTTGTAAGTCACGATCGCTATTTTGTCGATAAGATAGCGACCAAGCTTTGGGCGTTTGAAGATAAAAGGATAGATGTTATCCATCAAGAATACAGTGTCTATCTTGAGCTAAAAGATGAGCTTGGCGAGGTAGATGAGTTTGAGAAAGAAATTTTAGCAAAGCCTGAAAAAGAGCCTGAAACTAGGGCAAAAACTCAAACCAAACTAAGCTACAAACAAAATCAAATTTTACAAAATCACCCCGTAAAGATAGAGGAGTATGAGGCGCTTGTTAGAAAACTTAATGCTGATTTAAGCGATCCTACGATCTATCAAGAAAAGGGCATACAAAAGCTTTATGATGAGCTAGAGATCGCAAAAACAGAGCTTGAAAAGCTAGAAAATGAGTATCTTGAAGTGCTTGAAGTGGCTGAGAGCTTTGAGTAA